From the genome of Nodosilinea sp. FACHB-141, one region includes:
- the drmA gene encoding DISARM system helicase DrmA, translating into MTVIKLPSVLPGDLDLKVINQQLQDRTAQLDWSAVVSAPAVALSILLDGLDPSDDAETLGFEGAIADTIIQDIIAYFNQRPALPKSQKSSQKKPQAQQPEVWEQPEASPDSPEVPDPGEESGFYTTEDEADDSPEAKASQGDYRVLKTATSFEIRQELEERILKDLLGPAGGEYEEIDEGRVSDRYLVGLVAPLHRRKRQDAATTATDSAQDLTGRPGTVDEGPEQRDGLPIAGNDTAEDGSTEAGNAVAESMFPSSLGLTFCVSGEAKTIQVTAGWGQYERDRSQTLTTEAGNAKTVWKRIPIRSQSQPIPLQPGPIEDWQIHPDYGVFVRGQIRRQDNDWIVSLFLVNGQTEYETNPDQSWLFQPELKVKSGDASDPEVFIKRAPVRHTDHKLDLLFHAEEQDMKMLYRKQVEFAVGHGVGVHATVADQTPMRAIALETRVVPAYEVPKTTPPTQKEIPALAELELDMKALAETSAADLPDKLAALPMAYAQWIADQTALIENPAESLEEHREAANRALERCETALNRIREGIEMLRQNPQAAQAFQFMNRAMYLQRWQSLYAAKVRQGEAADSDIIESPTWFPFQLAFILLNLPSSTDLHHRDRSHETDAIADLLWFPTGGGKTEAYLGLAAYTMGLRRLQGTVAGRSGAAGVAVLMRYTLRLLTLQQFQRATALICACEVIRREDPGTWGQEPFRIGLWVGMKTTPNRTDDSEAVIDALRGHRPPPSSGSPYQLTACPWCGSAIDKGKHLSVSSVKKGTGRTLVHCGDALGRCPFSKKQAKDEGLPIIVVDEEIYRRLPTLLIATVDKFAQMPWKGETQMLFGQVDGYCDRHGYRSPEVDDSNSHPARYGLPKAKTQPMNPLRPPDLIIQDELHLISGPLGTLVGLYETAIDRLASWEVDGQRVRPKVIASTATIRQAQDQVHSLFVRKVEVFPPQGLEVGDNFFSRQRAPSEEHPGRLYLGICATGRRLKAATIRTYTAILAAAQSLFEEYGDRVDPWMTLVGYFNSMRELGGTRRLVDDDIQQRLKKMDRRGLARRQLRNIEELTSRKSSTDIPLVLDQLETSFENQPDGAQDAKGKRRRPLDVLLATNMISVGVDVSRLAVMAVTGQPKTTAEYIQSTSRVGRRHPGLVITIFNWARPRDLSHYERFEHYHATFYQHVESLSLTPFSSGAMDRGLSALLVALIRLAKSEFNLNNRAGRIRRDDPYVQDAVQTIVDRAWMVSGSSEVRDLVKKELESRLDYWLHEAEDTTGGKILGYKTQKDGLTQGLLKSPGTLDWERFTCLNSLRNVEPTIGLILNDQVPDDDFSRAPKPMPTGNHE; encoded by the coding sequence ATGACGGTCATCAAGCTTCCATCTGTGCTTCCTGGCGATCTCGACCTGAAAGTGATTAACCAGCAGCTGCAAGACCGCACGGCTCAGCTCGACTGGAGCGCTGTCGTTTCTGCCCCGGCAGTGGCGCTGTCGATTCTACTCGATGGTCTCGATCCGTCGGACGATGCCGAGACCCTAGGGTTTGAGGGGGCGATCGCCGATACCATCATCCAAGACATCATCGCCTACTTCAACCAGCGTCCAGCTTTGCCTAAGTCCCAAAAGTCTTCTCAAAAAAAGCCTCAGGCCCAGCAGCCTGAAGTTTGGGAACAGCCTGAAGCATCCCCAGACTCGCCAGAAGTTCCTGATCCAGGGGAAGAAAGCGGTTTCTATACGACCGAAGACGAAGCAGACGATTCCCCAGAAGCCAAGGCCAGTCAGGGTGACTATCGCGTGCTTAAAACCGCAACGTCCTTTGAGATTCGCCAGGAGCTAGAGGAGCGCATTCTTAAGGATTTACTTGGCCCTGCTGGAGGCGAGTACGAGGAAATTGACGAAGGCCGGGTGAGCGATCGCTACTTGGTCGGTCTGGTCGCTCCCCTCCACCGCCGCAAGCGTCAGGATGCCGCTACCACTGCCACTGACTCAGCCCAAGATCTCACGGGTCGCCCCGGCACCGTCGATGAAGGCCCCGAGCAGCGGGATGGCCTACCCATTGCCGGTAACGACACCGCAGAGGATGGCAGCACCGAAGCTGGTAACGCTGTGGCTGAGAGCATGTTTCCCTCTTCACTGGGTCTGACATTCTGTGTCAGCGGGGAAGCGAAGACCATTCAGGTGACGGCTGGATGGGGACAGTACGAGCGCGATCGCAGTCAGACCCTCACCACCGAAGCAGGCAACGCCAAAACTGTCTGGAAGCGCATACCGATTCGTAGCCAGTCTCAGCCCATTCCCCTCCAGCCTGGCCCCATAGAAGACTGGCAAATCCACCCTGACTACGGCGTTTTTGTCCGAGGGCAGATCCGGCGGCAAGATAACGACTGGATTGTCAGTTTGTTTTTAGTCAACGGTCAGACTGAATATGAAACCAACCCTGACCAAAGCTGGCTGTTTCAGCCCGAGCTAAAGGTCAAATCTGGGGACGCCAGCGACCCCGAAGTTTTTATCAAACGCGCCCCTGTTCGTCACACCGATCACAAGCTTGACCTCCTCTTCCACGCCGAAGAGCAGGACATGAAAATGCTCTACCGCAAGCAGGTGGAGTTTGCTGTGGGCCACGGGGTGGGCGTCCACGCCACGGTTGCCGATCAGACACCAATGCGAGCGATCGCTTTAGAAACCCGCGTCGTTCCGGCTTACGAGGTGCCTAAGACAACCCCACCCACCCAAAAAGAAATTCCAGCACTCGCCGAGCTAGAGCTGGACATGAAAGCCCTGGCAGAGACCTCCGCCGCAGATCTGCCAGATAAGTTGGCGGCCCTGCCTATGGCCTACGCTCAGTGGATTGCCGACCAGACCGCTTTGATTGAGAATCCGGCTGAATCCCTCGAAGAACATCGAGAAGCCGCCAACCGAGCCCTAGAGCGGTGCGAAACTGCCCTCAACCGCATCCGCGAGGGCATTGAGATGCTCCGGCAAAATCCCCAGGCGGCCCAGGCCTTTCAGTTTATGAACCGGGCTATGTACCTCCAGCGGTGGCAGTCACTCTACGCCGCGAAGGTACGCCAGGGAGAAGCCGCCGATAGTGACATTATCGAGAGCCCGACCTGGTTTCCCTTTCAGCTGGCCTTCATTCTGCTGAACCTGCCTAGCTCTACCGATCTGCACCACCGCGATCGCAGCCATGAAACCGATGCGATCGCCGACCTGCTCTGGTTCCCCACGGGCGGCGGCAAGACCGAGGCCTACCTGGGCCTAGCTGCCTACACCATGGGTCTACGGCGGCTCCAGGGTACCGTTGCTGGCCGCTCTGGGGCCGCTGGGGTGGCCGTGCTGATGCGCTATACCCTCCGGCTGCTGACCCTCCAACAATTTCAGCGGGCCACAGCGCTGATCTGCGCCTGCGAAGTCATTCGCCGTGAAGACCCCGGCACCTGGGGCCAAGAACCCTTCCGCATTGGCCTCTGGGTGGGCATGAAAACGACCCCCAACCGCACCGACGACAGCGAAGCCGTGATCGATGCCCTGCGCGGCCATCGGCCACCCCCCAGCAGCGGATCGCCCTACCAGCTCACCGCCTGCCCCTGGTGCGGCTCAGCCATCGACAAGGGCAAGCACCTATCGGTGAGTTCCGTCAAAAAGGGGACTGGGCGCACCCTAGTACACTGCGGCGATGCCCTGGGCCGCTGCCCCTTCAGCAAAAAGCAGGCCAAGGACGAGGGGCTACCGATCATTGTCGTGGATGAAGAAATTTACCGACGACTGCCCACTCTGCTGATTGCCACTGTAGATAAGTTTGCCCAAATGCCCTGGAAAGGGGAGACCCAGATGCTGTTTGGGCAGGTGGATGGCTACTGCGATCGCCACGGCTACCGTTCCCCCGAAGTTGACGATTCTAACTCCCATCCGGCCCGCTACGGCCTGCCCAAGGCTAAGACCCAGCCGATGAATCCCCTGCGCCCGCCCGACCTGATTATTCAGGATGAGCTGCACCTGATCAGCGGCCCCCTGGGCACCCTGGTGGGCCTCTACGAAACCGCCATTGACCGACTTGCCTCCTGGGAAGTCGATGGCCAGCGGGTACGCCCCAAGGTGATCGCCTCTACCGCTACCATTCGCCAAGCCCAAGACCAGGTTCACAGCCTCTTTGTCCGCAAAGTCGAGGTGTTTCCACCCCAGGGGCTAGAGGTGGGCGACAACTTCTTCTCCCGCCAGCGTGCCCCCAGCGAAGAGCACCCAGGCCGCCTCTATCTCGGTATCTGCGCCACCGGGCGACGGCTCAAAGCCGCCACCATTCGCACCTACACTGCTATCTTGGCCGCAGCTCAGTCGCTCTTTGAGGAGTATGGCGATCGCGTCGATCCCTGGATGACCCTGGTGGGCTATTTCAACTCCATGCGAGAACTGGGTGGTACCCGCCGCTTGGTAGACGACGACATTCAGCAACGTCTAAAAAAGATGGATCGCCGGGGATTAGCTCGACGACAGCTGAGAAATATCGAAGAATTGACATCCCGCAAGTCTTCAACGGATATTCCCCTTGTGTTGGATCAGCTAGAAACTTCCTTTGAGAACCAGCCGGATGGGGCTCAAGACGCTAAAGGCAAACGCCGTCGACCCCTAGACGTGCTGCTGGCCACCAACATGATTTCTGTGGGCGTCGATGTCAGCCGCTTGGCGGTGATGGCCGTTACAGGGCAACCGAAGACCACGGCGGAGTACATTCAGTCCACCTCACGGGTCGGGAGACGTCACCCAGGGCTGGTCATCACCATTTTCAACTGGGCTAGACCCCGAGACCTCTCCCACTACGAGCGGTTTGAGCATTACCACGCCACCTTCTACCAGCATGTGGAGAGCCTATCGCTGACCCCCTTTTCGTCAGGAGCCATGGATCGGGGGCTGTCGGCCTTGCTGGTGGCGCTGATCCGCTTGGCGAAGAGTGAGTTTAACCTTAACAATCGCGCCGGACGCATTCGCCGAGATGACCCCTATGTGCAGGACGCGGTTCAAACTATTGTCGATCGTGCCTGGATGGTGTCTGGGTCTTCAGAAGTCCGAGACTTGGTCAAAAAGGAACTGGAGTCGCGCCTAGACTACTGGCTCCACGAGGCCGAAGACACCACAGGCGGCAAGATTTTGGGCTACAAAACCCAGAAAGACGGTTTGACCCAGGGGCTACTCAAATCTCCCGGCACTCTAGACTGGGAACGCTTTACCTGCCTAAACTCCCTGCGCAATGTGGAGCCTACCATCGGCCTGATTTTGAACGACCAGGTGCCCGATGATGACTTCAGTCGAGCACCGAAACCGATGCCAACGGGGAACCATGAGTAA
- the drmB gene encoding DUF1998 domain-containing protein — translation MSNHYRVGELRPSQIMFSFGVGSIVDLPNLSAMVMGLDEWDTTQSNPLAEERLLAAVREELGPQVQRLVPPPTPPEDDLGPTSPFDKNARVGIPVSPFPGWGVCPACRLLAPFSKGMFEFKPDPYRADRNRYIHSNCQRSRSKYAPTVIPARFLVACRQGHLDDFPWLYYVHRGATDCPGALRLLEVGVSGSAADVVVRCDRCNQSRSLSDAFGTPGTQNMPQCRGRNPHLRNFDDDGCEEQMKSILLGASNSWFPMTLAVLSIPGTRDELGQLVEKHWAVLKEVADISELSLLRRIGQLKPFSTYTDNDLWPAIQKQAHPEDAEDEDTKNLKLPEWLVFSAADPALNTDDFRLKPVAPPVGYESYISKVVLVERLREVRALIGFTRIESPGELSEVGTRAEMPMVPLSRSVHPRWVPATEIRGEGVFLQFQEAAISAWAKRHPALQEYEKRSHQAHTQWRKVRNIENPEEHFPGLRYMLLHSFAHALMRQLAIECGYAAASLRERIYSSCPEDDIAMAGVLIYTAAPDSEGTLGGLVNLGRPEVLGRHMDQALEQMRLCASDPLCADHEPTTELHWAACHACLFSPETSCERGNKYLDRSLLVPTINSKTDSFAFFQGMISQ, via the coding sequence ATGAGTAACCATTACAGAGTGGGCGAACTACGCCCTAGCCAAATTATGTTTTCCTTTGGGGTGGGCTCCATCGTAGATCTGCCCAACCTCTCGGCCATGGTGATGGGGCTCGACGAGTGGGATACCACCCAGTCCAATCCCCTGGCGGAGGAACGACTGCTAGCGGCGGTGCGAGAAGAACTGGGGCCACAGGTTCAGCGCCTGGTGCCGCCACCAACCCCACCCGAGGATGACCTTGGCCCCACCAGCCCCTTCGACAAAAATGCTCGGGTTGGCATTCCCGTGTCGCCGTTTCCGGGGTGGGGGGTGTGCCCCGCCTGCCGTCTGCTGGCTCCCTTCAGCAAGGGCATGTTTGAATTTAAGCCCGATCCCTACCGGGCCGATCGCAACCGCTATATCCACAGCAACTGCCAGCGATCTCGGAGCAAATATGCACCTACTGTCATCCCCGCCCGGTTCCTGGTCGCCTGCCGCCAGGGCCACCTAGATGACTTTCCCTGGCTCTACTACGTCCACCGAGGTGCAACCGACTGTCCCGGAGCCCTGCGCCTGTTAGAGGTGGGCGTTTCTGGCTCAGCGGCAGATGTGGTGGTGCGCTGCGATCGCTGTAACCAGTCGCGATCGCTCTCCGATGCCTTTGGCACCCCTGGCACCCAGAATATGCCCCAGTGTCGAGGGCGAAATCCCCACCTGCGCAACTTCGACGACGACGGCTGCGAAGAGCAGATGAAATCGATTCTGCTAGGTGCATCCAACAGCTGGTTTCCAATGACGTTAGCCGTGCTCTCCATTCCCGGCACCCGAGACGAACTAGGGCAGCTGGTCGAGAAGCACTGGGCCGTACTTAAAGAGGTAGCCGACATCAGTGAACTCTCTTTGTTACGGCGCATCGGGCAGTTAAAACCATTCTCTACCTATACCGATAACGATCTATGGCCCGCCATCCAAAAACAGGCCCATCCCGAGGATGCTGAAGACGAAGACACCAAGAATCTAAAACTGCCTGAATGGTTGGTCTTCTCCGCTGCCGACCCGGCCCTCAATACCGACGACTTTCGCCTCAAGCCAGTTGCTCCGCCCGTAGGTTACGAGAGCTATATCAGCAAAGTAGTGCTAGTCGAACGGCTTAGGGAAGTCCGCGCCTTAATTGGCTTTACCCGCATTGAGTCCCCAGGAGAGTTAAGCGAAGTGGGAACTCGGGCCGAGATGCCTATGGTGCCCCTCAGCCGTAGTGTGCACCCCCGGTGGGTTCCCGCCACCGAAATTCGCGGCGAGGGTGTCTTCCTTCAGTTCCAAGAAGCTGCCATCTCTGCCTGGGCAAAGCGTCACCCGGCCCTGCAAGAGTACGAAAAGCGTAGCCATCAGGCCCACACCCAATGGCGCAAAGTCCGCAACATCGAGAACCCAGAAGAGCACTTTCCTGGCTTGCGCTACATGCTGCTTCACTCCTTCGCCCATGCCTTGATGAGACAGTTGGCAATCGAGTGCGGCTACGCTGCCGCCAGCCTGCGAGAGCGGATCTACTCTAGCTGCCCCGAAGACGATATTGCTATGGCCGGAGTCTTGATCTACACCGCCGCCCCTGATAGTGAAGGCACCCTCGGGGGCTTGGTCAATCTGGGACGTCCAGAGGTATTGGGTCGCCACATGGACCAGGCCCTAGAGCAAATGCGCCTCTGTGCCTCAGACCCCCTCTGCGCCGATCACGAGCCCACGACGGAGCTGCATTGGGCAGCATGCCACGCCTGCCTCTTTAGTCCGGAGACCTCCTGCGAACGGGGGAACAAGTATTTAGACCGATCTCTCCTGGTGCCTACTATCAACTCAAAAACAGATTCCTTCGCCTTCTTCCAAGGCATGATTTCCCAGTGA
- a CDS encoding tyrosine-type recombinase/integrase encodes MKTVITLAGVSVEFLQRPGLEKSTQRSYESALMPLLEEYGQMPIEIMTRQTLQDYLSELPNLAYTTHQRHQATIQALFNFAVEQGYIKANPIARLKRRKPDREKGEHGTDDVIRYLTPEQLKVLYQVVAPNLRMNALVHLLHRTGARIAEVLALDLEIMNLDQRKFQVVGKGNKRRWCFYSEDAARVLEHYLRYERHSGCLALFTAQQPFTLEVSRMGYRTAHQDWTDLIAQSSELEGIRMHDLRHTFATERVGLMGIEELRALMGHQNIQTTLRYQKVTSQRAETVAQEALAALLKS; translated from the coding sequence ATGAAAACGGTCATTACCTTAGCTGGTGTTTCGGTAGAGTTCTTACAACGCCCAGGACTAGAAAAGAGTACCCAGCGCTCCTATGAGTCCGCTTTGATGCCCCTCTTGGAGGAGTACGGGCAGATGCCGATTGAGATCATGACCCGGCAAACGTTGCAGGACTATCTCAGCGAGTTGCCTAACCTGGCTTACACCACCCACCAACGGCACCAAGCCACTATCCAGGCGTTGTTCAACTTCGCGGTCGAGCAAGGCTACATCAAAGCTAACCCAATCGCTCGATTGAAGCGGCGGAAGCCTGACCGGGAGAAAGGTGAGCATGGTACGGATGACGTGATCCGCTACCTGACCCCGGAGCAGCTTAAGGTCTTGTATCAAGTGGTAGCGCCAAATTTGCGGATGAATGCGTTGGTTCATCTGCTGCACCGAACAGGGGCCAGGATCGCTGAGGTACTGGCTCTTGATTTGGAGATCATGAACCTAGACCAGCGAAAGTTTCAGGTGGTTGGCAAAGGCAACAAACGGCGGTGGTGCTTCTATAGCGAAGACGCGGCTCGGGTTCTAGAGCACTATTTAAGATACGAACGACACTCAGGTTGTTTAGCCCTGTTTACGGCTCAGCAGCCCTTTACGCTGGAAGTAAGCCGGATGGGCTATCGCACGGCTCACCAGGATTGGACGGATTTAATCGCCCAAAGCTCAGAGCTAGAGGGTATTCGGATGCATGACCTGCGTCATACCTTCGCCACCGAACGAGTAGGACTGATGGGAATCGAGGAATTGAGAGCGTTAATGGGGCACCAGAATATTCAGACCACCTTGCGCTATCAAAAGGTAACATCGCAGCGAGCTGAAACAGTCGCTCAAGAGGCGCTTGCTGCGTTGCTCAAAAGCTAG
- a CDS encoding AAA family ATPase — MTNSQLVTHVPVEVLPSALDITDFLAKTAEIEELFRTAFIPTHRASQYFRWLDELRLVKQCGRVIGPRDIGKSRSSSCYREEDYKRVSCIKAWSNSSSKRLFSQILKDINHAASKGKRQDLRPRLVGCIEPFGVELIIIDNAENLQKEAFLDLKQLHEESGVPIALVGSSELDDSLELYDLISTFPSLFEFDKLEEDDFKMTLRTIELDILALPEESNLESDLFANLASSTGARMGSLIKILTKAVLHSLKSGHRKVDPEILRKITDRYGQKCLSRKEG, encoded by the coding sequence ATGACAAACTCGCAGCTCGTAACACATGTCCCTGTAGAGGTGCTGCCTTCAGCCCTCGATATAACCGATTTTCTTGCTAAGACTGCGGAGATTGAGGAGCTATTTAGAACGGCGTTTATCCCCACACACCGAGCATCTCAATATTTCAGATGGCTCGATGAACTTCGCTTGGTCAAGCAGTGTGGGCGGGTAATTGGCCCTCGGGATATAGGGAAAAGCCGATCATCGTCGTGTTACCGAGAGGAAGATTACAAACGAGTCTCTTGCATTAAAGCATGGTCAAACTCAAGTTCTAAGAGACTATTCTCTCAGATATTGAAAGATATTAATCATGCAGCATCCAAAGGTAAACGACAAGATTTGCGACCTCGATTAGTAGGTTGTATCGAACCTTTTGGTGTTGAGCTGATCATTATTGACAATGCAGAAAACTTGCAGAAAGAAGCTTTTTTGGATCTAAAGCAACTTCACGAGGAGTCGGGCGTCCCTATAGCTTTGGTCGGTAGTAGTGAGCTTGATGACAGTTTAGAGTTGTATGATCTCATATCTACTTTTCCATCTCTCTTTGAGTTTGATAAACTTGAAGAAGATGACTTTAAGATGACATTGCGCACAATAGAATTAGATATTCTCGCGTTACCTGAAGAATCTAATCTGGAAAGTGACTTATTTGCAAATCTGGCTTCAAGCACCGGAGCTAGAATGGGCTCTCTCATTAAAATTTTAACTAAGGCCGTTCTTCACTCTCTGAAAAGTGGGCATAGAAAAGTTGATCCTGAAATTTTGCGGAAGATAACTGATCGATACGGACAAAAGTGTTTATCCCGAAAAGAGGGATAA
- a CDS encoding double zinc ribbon domain-containing protein, whose product MHFLSQNLAPTPGETLAAYVQRVRMSLGLSQKELAEKAGIHPQSVGKMERGQTTRLKQKPKSGLAHALGISVEYLDAVCQGRTVEEIAVLKFCPQCWVPGTSPDPMWTTPRSKHCFACGSKLQDRCSGCHEPIASLKFRFCPYCGKSYKGGGSE is encoded by the coding sequence ATGCATTTTTTATCTCAAAACCTGGCTCCAACCCCTGGAGAAACCCTTGCAGCGTATGTGCAGCGGGTGCGGATGAGCCTGGGCCTGAGCCAAAAAGAGTTAGCGGAGAAGGCTGGGATTCATCCTCAAAGTGTAGGCAAGATGGAGCGCGGCCAAACCACACGGCTAAAGCAGAAGCCTAAAAGCGGTCTGGCCCATGCTCTGGGTATTTCAGTGGAGTATCTAGATGCGGTCTGTCAGGGAAGGACTGTGGAGGAAATAGCAGTCCTCAAGTTCTGCCCCCAGTGTTGGGTGCCCGGAACCTCACCCGATCCGATGTGGACGACGCCACGCTCAAAGCACTGCTTCGCCTGTGGAAGCAAGTTGCAGGATCGTTGCTCAGGTTGTCATGAACCTATCGCCTCTCTCAAGTTCCGGTTCTGTCCCTATTGTGGGAAGTCGTATAAGGGTGGTGGCAGTGAGTAA
- a CDS encoding helix-turn-helix transcriptional regulator, whose protein sequence is MGRAGYALKTVLETYDISQNKLATLLGVRRSVVFRWFHEQRDPTAETVSEIVKALNSVNPEAAQEFVKLYLGELIKPEDLEG, encoded by the coding sequence ATGGGAAGAGCAGGTTATGCCTTGAAAACGGTTCTAGAGACCTACGACATCAGCCAAAACAAATTGGCGACCCTGCTGGGCGTGCGTCGGTCGGTTGTGTTTCGGTGGTTTCACGAGCAGCGTGACCCTACGGCGGAGACGGTCTCTGAGATCGTGAAGGCGCTAAATTCTGTAAATCCTGAAGCGGCTCAGGAGTTTGTGAAGCTCTACCTGGGAGAGTTAATCAAACCTGAGGATTTGGAAGGCTGA
- the drmC gene encoding DISARM system phospholipase D-like protein DrmC, with protein sequence MKQLSPQLLTQIRKVAQELPPAMLSTLIEDLTGIDMGTNGNGLSKQLCQKLPNTHWRQGVVDLLVLWQADYQSSDSFALAAALSAAAHCKTESRRELSLELVWTGPNPQESPLRRTDQALLQLIRSAKEHLLIVSFAVYKVPEIADALIKALNRGVSLQIVAETPGDSEGKISYGLTTTFGSDILSRAQILVWPMEQRPKDSKGKHGSLHAKCAVADKEWVFISSANLTHYALMLNLEMGALIYNRVLADEILCQFQTLIESGLLRLAQCR encoded by the coding sequence GTGAAACAGTTATCCCCACAACTGCTGACCCAAATTCGTAAGGTAGCCCAGGAGCTACCCCCGGCGATGCTGAGCACTCTCATCGAGGATTTGACTGGCATAGATATGGGGACGAACGGCAATGGTTTAAGCAAACAGCTATGCCAGAAGCTACCCAATACTCACTGGCGGCAGGGAGTTGTTGACCTCCTTGTCCTATGGCAAGCAGACTACCAATCTTCAGACTCCTTCGCCCTAGCTGCAGCTCTTTCTGCCGCAGCCCATTGCAAAACAGAATCGCGCCGAGAGTTATCCCTGGAACTGGTTTGGACAGGTCCCAATCCTCAAGAATCTCCGTTGAGGCGTACAGACCAGGCTTTGCTGCAATTGATTCGCTCGGCTAAAGAACATCTGTTAATTGTCAGCTTTGCGGTTTATAAAGTGCCAGAGATCGCCGATGCCTTGATCAAAGCCTTAAATCGTGGCGTATCGCTTCAAATTGTTGCTGAAACCCCAGGTGACAGCGAAGGTAAGATTTCCTATGGACTGACGACTACTTTTGGATCAGACATATTAAGTCGCGCACAGATTCTGGTGTGGCCTATGGAGCAGCGCCCGAAAGATAGCAAAGGCAAACACGGATCACTTCATGCAAAATGTGCTGTTGCCGACAAAGAATGGGTTTTCATCTCAAGTGCCAACCTGACCCACTATGCCCTAATGCTTAATCTGGAGATGGGTGCCCTGATTTACAATCGAGTGCTAGCAGATGAAATCCTTTGCCAATTTCAAACCCTGATTGAGAGTGGGTTACTCCGTCTTGCTCAATGCCGTTGA